The following nucleotide sequence is from Lysobacter panacisoli.
GCGTTCGTGCGCGCGCACGGCCGCGATCAGCGGCGCGGCTTCGACGATGGCCGCATGCAGCTGCGCGTGCAGCGCGTCGGGCACCACGTCGATGTCCGCATCGCCGGCGAGCGAGGCGATCTGCTGGTACAGCGCACGCCAAGGCGCGGTCGCGCGCTCGGTGGATGCGGCGTCGACGGCTGGAATGTCGAGCTTCGCCGCCGCCTGCAGCTGGTCGCGCACGTAGCCGGCGCTGACCATCAGTTCCTTTTTCAGTCGCGCCAGTTCAGCCTGGTAGGGGCGCAGCAGTTCGGCGAACGAGCTCTGTTCGCCATAGCCCTGCGTGCCCTGCAGGCGACGGTTCGCTTCCTCGGCGGACTGGCGGGCGCTCTCGCGGTCGCTGCGCGCCTGCGCGAGCGCACGTTGCTTCTGGCGCAGAGTGGTCTCGGCGGCCTCGAGCGCCTGTTCGGCGGTATCGACCTGTTCCCAGTGCAGGTCGCGGCGGTACTCCGCACCGAGCGCACGGTACGAAGCGGCGCGCGTGGCCTGCTGGGCGATCCTGCGGTAGTGCTGTTCGACGTCCTGCGCCTGTTCGATCCGGCGCGCGACCTGTTCGATCTTCTCCTTGATCTGGCGGAAGCCTTCGAGCAGGGCGCGGAAACGGGAGATCTCGGTCGGGCGCTCTTCGGCGACGAGCGTGCGCACGAACAGGTCGACATCGTTGACGCGCTGCAGGTTCAGCGCGTTCTGGAATGCCTTGCGGTAGGCGGTTGCGTCCAGGAACGACGTCGGGCCCGGGCGCAGGCGGTGCAGCAGGTCCTTCACGAACCGGTCGCTGCCCGTGTGCAGTTCGGCCTTGGTGCCGGCGGTCTTGCAGCGCTGTGCGATGCGTTCGCGGAACGTCGCCCACTCCAGCGGAAGCTGCTTGTCCTTCACGACCTCCAGGTGATCGTCCAGCGTCAGCGCCACGCGCGGCAGCAGGTAGAGGCCGTGCAGGCGATGGTCGGGCTCGTTGACCGAGGCGCCCAGCGCGATGCCCGCGCTCAAGGTCTCCCCGCTGGCCTGGTCTTCGAACACCAGGCTGATGTAGGTGGTCGCGGTGCGTCGCGCATGGCCATCCTCGCCACTGCGGTACACGCCGAGGCAATAGTCGCGGATGCTGCGAGCGCGATGACTGCCGCCGGCCTGCGCGTTGAAGCGGATCTGGTTGCGGTCGCCACCCAGCATCACCACCTGCAGCGCATCGAGCAGCGCGCTCTTGCCCGCGCCGTTGGGCGCGATCACGGCGGTGGTGAGGTCGAGTTCGAGGGTCTCGGCCTGGAACAGGAAGAACTGGATCAGGTGGACGCGCTTAAGCTGGAACATCGGAGGTCTCCTCTTCGACGCTCTCGTCTTCGTCGCGGTTGTGCTGGTCCAGGCGCTGCAGCCATTGCGCGCCGACGATCTCGACGATGGCCGGGCGCACCAGCACGCGGAACGGCTGCGCGTCGTCCGCTTCGCAATCCTCGATTCGGCACACCGACCAGCGTCGCAGCGTGCGCAGCAATGCGCGCAGCAGGCCGACTTCCGGCATCTGCCGTCCAGTCAGCGCGGGATAGGCTTCCTGCAGATCGGGCAGCTCGACGACGGCGTCGCCGTGTTCCTCGACCTGTCCCATCCGCATCGCCGCGTCGTAGCGCTGGCGCAGCACCAGCACCAGCAGGGTCTCGTCGAGCGTCACCGCAACGCCTTCGCCGTGCGAGGGCAGGGCGACCACGTAACGGTAGTGCGCGTTGCGTTCGAGGCGGATGCCGAGCGGTTCCAGCGCGGAAACGAAATCGTCGAACCAGCTCTCGACGAGGTGGTAGGCGTTCTTCGAGCGGCGATCGGCGCTGTAGAGCACCTGTTCGGTCACCAGCCGGTACGCGGCGCGCTCGAAATCCTGGGGCGCGTACACGCCGTTGGTGAGCTGGCTCAATGTGGTCCAGGAACGTTTCATGCGGTCTTCCGGGTGCGGCGCAGCACGAAACGTGGCGCCTGCAGGTAATCGTTGCCGGCACGCTGGCCTTCGACGGGTTCGATGCGGAACCCGCGCAGCATCCGGTTGAGGGGGTCGTCGCGGCGCAGGCCACCGCCGCGACGACTACGCAGCGCGAGCGTGAGCAGGGTCTGGTACGCGCGGAAATCGGCGATGGTGTCGATCTGCAGCGATTGCGAGTCGAGCGTGTCGGCGTCGTGCCACTGGCGATCGACGTAGCGCGCGAGATCCTCGGGCATCACCAGCCGCACGCGCTTCATCTGGCGCAGCAGGTTGAGGCGCGCGAGCTGCTCGGGCGTCGGTTCGGCGAGGCTGTTGGCGGTGCGCGGGATCGGGCGCGGCCGTGCCTGCGGCGCGCGCAGGCGTTCCTCGTCCATCAGCGCGCCGGGCGCGACCGGCAGGCGCAGTTCGTCCTCGGGCGCGTTGAGTGCACCACGGCAAGCGCGTTGCAGCAGGGTGTCGAGGCGGTCTGGCGCGCGCAGCCGGTAGTCGAGGAAGGCGAGCGCGCGGCGGTTGGCCTGGCGGATGTCTTCGTCGAGCCGCTGCAGGTATTCGTCGATGCGGTCGAGTTCGTGCAGGCGACGCACGCTGCGTTGCAGGCGCTGCTGCGCGCGTTCGCGGTCGCCCTGCGTGGCGCGGTCGGCGTACCACTGCACCATCGTCTCGCGCAGCTCGGAGTGTTCGATCTGCCGAACCATCCCGAGGATGGACGTGCGCCGCGCGAGCGGATGGTCTTCCCGGTGGAGTTCGGCGTAGTCGCCGACGAACAGCTCGCGCACGTAGCGTTCGAACAGCGTGCGCGCGAACTGCGCGGTGCTCTCGGCGCGACTCAGCTCGGGCATCAGGTCGCGGATCTGCACGCCGATCGCGCTGACGTGCGACAGCAGCTGGCGGGCCTGGTCGGCGGCTTCGTCCAGGGTGTCGGCGCCGGCGTGGCCCTCGACCACCTGGCGCAGCTGCAGTTCGATCGAGCGGACCTTGGCGCCGATGAAGGCCGGGCCACGTTCGGCGAAGTCGATCAGTGCCGTCAGCAGCTGGGCCACGGCCGGGGTCATCGACACCATCTCGCGCGCGCCCACGCGTTCCTGGCGCAGCCAGCCGGCGGCGCGGAAACGTTCGTAGATGCCGGCTGCACGGGCGGCCAGCGGCGCGTCGGGGGCTTCGCCCTCGTCCTCCCACGGGTCGTCTGTCAGCAGGCAGCGTTCGATCGCCGCGGTGATCTCGCGACGCGGGAAGCCGTGACTGGGCGGGACCGGTGCGTCCGGACCGAAGAACTCGCCGAACAGGCGGCACAGCAGTTGCCAGTAACGCAGGCGGTTGGTCGACGCCAGGGGGCCGAAGAGTCCATCCGGTACGACCGAGAACAGCGGCGGCACCGAGGTGAATGCGGTCAAACGATGGCCCCCGTTCCTGCGCTGCGTGTCCCCGGTTATCCCGAGCCCGGGGGACTTTAGCGTGGATCGGCCGGTTCTTCGATGGGCGCGGCTGGCCACGTCGCCGCGCCCCCCGGTCCGTCGTTGGTCACCAGTTCGCCCGGAGTCCCAGATTGGCCTCCCAGGAGCGCCGATCGTCGTCGAAGCCGACCTGATAGCCGACGTTGGCGTAGATGAAGCGGTTTCGGTCGATGTCTCCGGTGAAGCCGGCCTCCACTTCCCACCAGCCGCCGCCCATGTCGCTGTGGAAGGGCGCGAAGCCGTTGCGCGAGGAGAACTCCGTGACCGCGTCGCCCCAGCCGGTGCGGTCGAGCACGCGCGCGGGGTCGTCGTCGTCCGACCAGTCGCGGGAGAGCCGGGCGCTTAGCCGGCCGGCGATCCGGTGGACATGTTCGACCTGCGTCTTTGGCCGAGTCCATGCGGCCGCGCAGCTGGTCCTGTTCGTCGACGCAGTCGTGCAGCTGTCGAGTCATGGCAAAGGCATCGGCTCGACGTTCGACACAGTGCAGAAGACGCGAAGGCGAATGAAGCCGCCGCCGAAGTGAGCGCGTCGTGAAATCCGCGCCGCATGAACATCGAACTCCATCACCTGCGAACCCAGCTCGCGTGTTCGCCGTGGCATGCTTGCCACGCGCGTGCGAAGCGATCACAGTCGCCGCGAGCGGCCGGTGCGCGGCTCGCCACTCGCACCCCCCATATGGAGCAGGGAACGATGAGCGCGATGATGAAGCAGACGGCCACGCGGAGTGCGATCGCGAAGTTCGTCTTCGCATTCGCGATGATGACGGCATCGGCGACGGCCATCTCGGCCGACAAGGTCACCACCGTGCCCGTGAAGTTCGCCAAGGGCGCGAGCAGCGCGACGATCAAAGGCGACTTCGCCGGTTACGACAGCGTGCAGTACACGCTCGCGGCAAAGGCCGGGCAGTCGATGACGGTGAAGGTCGCCGGCAGCACCAACGCGAACTTCAACGTGTTCGCGCCCGGTGCCACGCCCGGACAGGCGCAGGCGCTGGGGCAGGGCGGCGTCGGCAGCGACTGGTCGGGCGCGTTGCCCGCGACCGGCACGTACACCGTGCAGGTCTACCAGATGCGCGCTTCGGCACGGCGCGGCGAGAAGGTCGCGTACACGATCACGGTCGGCATCCGCTGACGCGCGACTCGTCGGATCGGGTCGTCGCGCGGTACGCTAGCGCCGCGATGCGTCGACGCGCGACGCGACCGTCATCCATTCCCGGAGGATCGATGCTGCGCCGGCTCGGACGACTTGCCTGCATGTTCGTGCTGTTCGTCGCGCTGGCGCCCATCGCGCACGCGCAGACGGTGGTCGCGCCCGAAAGCGCACCTGCCACGCCGGCCAAGCCGAACTCGATCCCGGTCGCCGACATCGCCACGCGTGCCGATACCGACGAGCGTTTCGCCGAAAGCGTGATCCTGCGCGCGATGTCGCCCGATCCGGCCGAACAGCTCGCTCCCGCGCTGCAGGCCATCTCGAAATCGGTCGAAGAGAAGCTTCGCGAGTTCAAGCCAGAAGAGCTGCGCAACCTGCCGGTCATGCGCCTGGAAAGCCTGGAGCGGCACTGGAAGTTCGATGCGCGCCGTTTCGCGCGTTGGCAGTCGGACATGCGCCAGGCAGCCACCCCGTACGCACAGGACGCGGCGGAACTCGCGCGCCGTCGAGCCGACTGGGAGGCCACGCAGGAGGCGGCGAAGAGTGGCGACTTCGCACCCGCGCTGGCCGCGCGCGTGGACACGCTGGTAAGCGGACTGCGCAAGGCGGAGCAGTCGCTATCGACGCCGCTCGTGCGCCAGATCGATCTGGGGCGTCGCGCCAACGCGGTCGATGCGCGGATACAGGCCGGTCTGAAGTCCGTCGCCGCTGCGATCGACTACATCGACAGTCGTCTGATTCGACTCGACGCACCGCCACTGTGGCAGGCGCGTCCGACCGGCGCCGGTAAGAGCGCCACCGACAGCATCGTCGCCGGGCTCTCGATCGAAGCGCATTTCGCCCGGGAATACACCGCAGCCGACACCGGAAACCAGCGGGCGCTGCACGTCTTCCAGCTGTTGCTGCTGCCGCTGCTGATATGGCTGTCGATCCGCAGTCGTCGTTCGGCGGAGGAGGGCGACGCCGACGAGTCGTCGACGCGCGTGCTGCGACGTCCGGTCTCGTCGTGGCTGTTGCTGTCGATGATGGCGGTGCTGGCGTTCGAGCCCGACGCACCGCTGATGGTGCATCAGGTCGCCATGCTCATCGCGCTGGTCCCGGTGCTGCGCCTGCTGCCGCGCGAAAGCCGGCGCCTGCTTGGCCCGTGGCCCTACGTCGCGACCGGCCTGTACCTGCTCGAACGCCTGGCTTTCCTGATCCTCGCCAATTCTTTCCTGTACCGCCTGTACTACCTCGGGCTTACCACGCTGGCGTTGCTGCTGATGCTGTGGCTGCTGTGGCGTTCGCGCCATGCGCCGCAGGCGGGCTTCACGGGAAAGATGGGCAAGGCGGTACATGTCGCGGCGTGGGTCAGTGTGATTCTGCTCGCCACATCGCTGGTATCGAACGTGATCGGCAACGTGTCGCTGGCCGAGATGCTCACCGCCGGCGTGATCGACAGCGGCTACCTCGCGCTGGTGCTGTACGCGGGCGTCACCGTCTTCGTTGCGCTGCTGCGCTTGATGCTCGCAGGCCGCGGCGTGGCACGCTTCCGTTTGGCACGCGAGCACGCGCCGCCGGTGGCACTGCTGGTGATCCGCCTGCTCACGCTGGTGGCGATGGCGGGCTGGGTCGTGTTCGCGGCCAACCGCTTCCGCATCTTCCGGCCGCTGTACGCGTTCTTCTCGTCGATCCTCACGCATACGTTCCAGTTCGGCGAGATCACCATCAGCCTTGGCCACGTACTGGTGTTCGCGGTCTCGGTTCTGATCGCATTCTGGGCGGCGAAGACGGTGCGCTTCCTGCTGCAGGAGGAGGTGCTCACGCGGATGTCGCTGCCGCGCGGCGTTGGCAACAGCGTGGCCTCTTTGACGTACTACGCGCTGTTGCTGCTGGGCGTGGTGGTGGCCTTGTCGGCGGCGGGCTTCAAGATCAGCCAGCTCGCCTTCGTGTTCGGCGCGCTCGGCGTGGGCATCGGCTTCGGCCTGCAGACCGTGGTCAACAATTTCGTCTCCGGCCTCATCCTGATGTTCGAGCGACCGATCCAGCCCGGCGACGTGGTCGAGATCACCGGTACCTCCGGGCGCGTGCGCGAGATCGGTATGCGCGCCACGACGATCAAGACCTTCGACGGCGCCGACGTGGTCGTGCCGAATGGCACCCTGCTGTCGGAAAAGCTCATCAACTGGACGCTGCTCGACCGCAATCGCCGCCTCGACATCAACCTGGGAGTGGCCTATGGCAGCGATCCGCTCAAGGTGATCGAACTGCTCAAGGTCGCGATCAAGCAGACGCCGGGCGTTTCGTCCGATCCGGCGCCGGCCGTGCTGTTCATGGGGCTGGGCGCGAGTTCGCTGGACTTCGGTCTGCGCGTGTGGACGTACGACTACGACAACAGCGTCAACGTGCGCAGCGACCTGGTCACGCGCATCTATACCGCACTGGTCGAGGCGGGCGTGGAGATCCCGTATCCGCAGCAGGACCTGCACCTGCGCAGCGTCTCGCAGGACGTCGCCGCGATGTTCGCGCGGTCGCCTTCGATCCGGCCCGGCGACGAGCCGGCCTGACGCATCGTCGATCGCCCTGATCCCGGTCAAGCCGGGCGCGATCGTGCATATGACGCATCGCCATGTCGGCGTGCGGTGCGCATTCCTTCGTTCAGCTGCTAGACTGCGCCCGCCCAAGGTGACCGCCGGCTTGTCCGGTGGTTGAAACGGGAATCCGGTGCGCCGCCGTGACTCACGGCCGGCAATTCCGGAGCTGCCCCCGCAACGGTAGGCGAGACAAGGTTCCGCACACGGCCACTGTGCTTCATGCATGGGAAGGCGCGGACCCGAAGACGGTCGATCGACCGCTTCTCTCGCGAGCCCGGAGACCGGCCTCGGTGCGACGTGACATGCGGTGGGCGATGTCATGCGGCCGGAATTCCGTTGTCCCGCGCCGTCATCACGCCTCCTTCCGCCTGTCCTTTTCCATCGAACCCGCGCGGGCAGGCGCGGCCAAGGAGTGTGTCAGTGCATCCGCAGTTTCCGTATTTCAGCCGCCGTGTGCTGGCGGTCGCTTTGCTGTCTTCGATTTCCGCCCTCGCTCCCGCGTTCGCCGAAGGCGGCGCCACCGATCTCGACGAAGTCGTCGTCACCGCCACGCGCACCGCGCAGACGCAGGACCAGACGCTTGCCGCGATCACGGTCATCGACCGCGCCGAGATCGAACGCCTGCAACCGGCCTCCGTGCCGGATCTCTTGACCGGGCGCGCCGGCATCTCGCTCGCCAACAACGGCGGCGTGGGCAAGTCCACGTCGGTGTTCCTGCGCGGCACCGAGTCCGACCACGTGCTGGTGCTGATCGACGGCGTCAAGATCGGTTCGGCCACCAGCGGCGGTGCGTCGCTGCAGGACATTCCGGTCGAACAGGTCGAACGCATCGAAATCGTGCGCGGTCCGTTCTCCAGCCTGTACGGTTCGGAAGCGCTGGGCGGTGTGATCCAGATCTTCACCCGCCGACCGCAGGGTGCGTTCGCTCCGAGCCTCAGCGCCGCCGTCGGCAGCGAGGCGACGCAGCGTTACTCCGCCGGTGTCGCCGGTCGCACGCAGGATGCGGAACAGCGCGGCTGGTACTCGATCAACGCCGCATACCAGTCGACCGACGGCATCAACGCCTACCGCGGCACGCGCAACTTCGATCCGGACAAGGATGGCTATCGCAACAGCTCGCTGACGCTGCAGGGCGGATGGCGCTTCGAC
It contains:
- a CDS encoding mechanosensitive ion channel domain-containing protein, with protein sequence MLRRLGRLACMFVLFVALAPIAHAQTVVAPESAPATPAKPNSIPVADIATRADTDERFAESVILRAMSPDPAEQLAPALQAISKSVEEKLREFKPEELRNLPVMRLESLERHWKFDARRFARWQSDMRQAATPYAQDAAELARRRADWEATQEAAKSGDFAPALAARVDTLVSGLRKAEQSLSTPLVRQIDLGRRANAVDARIQAGLKSVAAAIDYIDSRLIRLDAPPLWQARPTGAGKSATDSIVAGLSIEAHFAREYTAADTGNQRALHVFQLLLLPLLIWLSIRSRRSAEEGDADESSTRVLRRPVSSWLLLSMMAVLAFEPDAPLMVHQVAMLIALVPVLRLLPRESRRLLGPWPYVATGLYLLERLAFLILANSFLYRLYYLGLTTLALLLMLWLLWRSRHAPQAGFTGKMGKAVHVAAWVSVILLATSLVSNVIGNVSLAEMLTAGVIDSGYLALVLYAGVTVFVALLRLMLAGRGVARFRLAREHAPPVALLVIRLLTLVAMAGWVVFAANRFRIFRPLYAFFSSILTHTFQFGEITISLGHVLVFAVSVLIAFWAAKTVRFLLQEEVLTRMSLPRGVGNSVASLTYYALLLLGVVVALSAAGFKISQLAFVFGALGVGIGFGLQTVVNNFVSGLILMFERPIQPGDVVEITGTSGRVREIGMRATTIKTFDGADVVVPNGTLLSEKLINWTLLDRNRRLDINLGVAYGSDPLKVIELLKVAIKQTPGVSSDPAPAVLFMGLGASSLDFGLRVWTYDYDNSVNVRSDLVTRIYTALVEAGVEIPYPQQDLHLRSVSQDVAAMFARSPSIRPGDEPA
- a CDS encoding g-type lysozyme inhibitor, with product MSAMMKQTATRSAIAKFVFAFAMMTASATAISADKVTTVPVKFAKGASSATIKGDFAGYDSVQYTLAAKAGQSMTVKVAGSTNANFNVFAPGATPGQAQALGQGGVGSDWSGALPATGTYTVQVYQMRASARRGEKVAYTITVGIR
- a CDS encoding Wadjet anti-phage system protein JetA family protein; the protein is MTAFTSVPPLFSVVPDGLFGPLASTNRLRYWQLLCRLFGEFFGPDAPVPPSHGFPRREITAAIERCLLTDDPWEDEGEAPDAPLAARAAGIYERFRAAGWLRQERVGAREMVSMTPAVAQLLTALIDFAERGPAFIGAKVRSIELQLRQVVEGHAGADTLDEAADQARQLLSHVSAIGVQIRDLMPELSRAESTAQFARTLFERYVRELFVGDYAELHREDHPLARRTSILGMVRQIEHSELRETMVQWYADRATQGDRERAQQRLQRSVRRLHELDRIDEYLQRLDEDIRQANRRALAFLDYRLRAPDRLDTLLQRACRGALNAPEDELRLPVAPGALMDEERLRAPQARPRPIPRTANSLAEPTPEQLARLNLLRQMKRVRLVMPEDLARYVDRQWHDADTLDSQSLQIDTIADFRAYQTLLTLALRSRRGGGLRRDDPLNRMLRGFRIEPVEGQRAGNDYLQAPRFVLRRTRKTA
- a CDS encoding autotransporter outer membrane beta-barrel domain-containing protein translates to MAGRLSARLSRDWSDDDDPARVLDRTGWGDAVTEFSSRNGFAPFHSDMGGGWWEVEAGFTGDIDRNRFIYANVGYQVGFDDDRRSWEANLGLRANW
- a CDS encoding DUF4194 domain-containing protein; translation: MKRSWTTLSQLTNGVYAPQDFERAAYRLVTEQVLYSADRRSKNAYHLVESWFDDFVSALEPLGIRLERNAHYRYVVALPSHGEGVAVTLDETLLVLVLRQRYDAAMRMGQVEEHGDAVVELPDLQEAYPALTGRQMPEVGLLRALLRTLRRWSVCRIEDCEADDAQPFRVLVRPAIVEIVGAQWLQRLDQHNRDEDESVEEETSDVPA